Proteins co-encoded in one Dehalogenimonas sp. WBC-2 genomic window:
- a CDS encoding 5-enolpyruvylshikimate-3-phosphate synthase: MRAKIDKSLFSGMLTAPPSKSYTIRALFAAALADGISHVLNPLISDDTEAAADVLSQLGARIIRQPGNWIVSGGHLKPPSHPLHCRQSAATLRFLVPLCAILEGESNITFAPGLARRPLTPLLDALAQLGIGTKMTDTGLTVRGGRFRASQVSLPGNVSSQFISGLLLAAPLSPEGLTITLTTPAESKDYLRMTVDCLRQFGISVKNNAGLTQFHAGHQVYQPVDYIVEGDWSSVSYFLGLGAISGSMTIAGLKPDSFQADRFMLNCLRRMGAAVDVTGSSVTVKPSALRASEIDLNEAIDLLPTIACLAAVAEGTSVITGLERARFKESDRVSVVAENLKHMGIEIIEESNRMTITGGKAHGAVINSHNDHRIAMAFAMLAVTCGHTVIEAAECVEKTYPCFWQDFARAGGKVNLGE; this comes from the coding sequence ATGAGAGCCAAAATAGATAAGAGCCTTTTTTCCGGAATGTTAACCGCCCCCCCTTCCAAGAGTTACACCATCCGTGCCCTCTTTGCGGCAGCTTTGGCGGACGGCATCAGTCACGTTTTGAATCCGTTGATCTCCGACGATACCGAAGCGGCAGCCGATGTGTTGTCCCAACTCGGAGCACGGATCATACGGCAACCCGGAAACTGGATTGTGTCTGGCGGTCACCTGAAACCACCAAGTCATCCGCTGCATTGCCGACAGTCGGCGGCTACATTGCGCTTCCTGGTGCCGCTTTGTGCAATCCTTGAAGGTGAAAGCAATATTACTTTTGCCCCCGGTCTGGCGCGGCGGCCGCTAACCCCGCTGCTGGATGCGCTTGCTCAATTAGGCATCGGAACAAAAATGACTGATACCGGTCTCACAGTCCGAGGCGGGCGGTTCCGCGCCAGCCAGGTGTCATTGCCTGGAAACGTCAGTTCCCAATTTATTTCGGGTTTGCTTCTAGCGGCCCCGTTATCACCTGAAGGTTTGACGATAACGCTGACCACCCCAGCTGAATCCAAAGACTATTTGCGCATGACTGTGGATTGCCTGAGGCAATTCGGCATAAGTGTTAAAAATAACGCCGGACTCACCCAATTTCATGCAGGGCATCAGGTCTATCAGCCTGTAGACTATATTGTAGAAGGTGATTGGTCCAGCGTTTCATATTTTCTAGGTTTGGGCGCAATATCAGGTTCAATGACTATCGCAGGCCTCAAACCTGACAGTTTTCAGGCTGACCGGTTTATGTTAAACTGCTTGCGCCGGATGGGCGCCGCAGTTGATGTTACTGGTAGTTCTGTTACGGTGAAACCATCTGCTTTACGGGCGTCAGAAATCGATCTTAATGAAGCAATAGATCTACTGCCCACCATAGCTTGTCTGGCCGCCGTGGCAGAAGGTACAAGCGTAATTACTGGATTGGAACGGGCCCGCTTCAAGGAATCTGATCGGGTTTCGGTTGTAGCGGAGAATTTAAAACACATGGGCATTGAGATAATCGAAGAATCAAACCGAATGACCATAACCGGCGGTAAGGCGCACGGCGCGGTTATCAACAGTCATAACGACCACCGTATCGCTATGGCCTTCGCCATGCTGGCGGTCACCTGCGGCCATACCGTCATTGAGGCTGCTGAATGTGTTGAAAAAACCTATCCCTGCTTTTGGCAGGATTTCGCCAGGGCTGGCGGAAAGGTGAATTTAGGTGAATAA
- a CDS encoding shikimate kinase I, with product MKSNIALIGFMGCGKSSAGKRLALRIGWEFKEIDRLIEQRTGLTIPAIFREKGEEYFRDMEEAVIKELSVEHSVISCGGGVVLRPSNIERLKESSHIVYLEADTATLQDRLAFSKHRPLLERPDRNQVIEEMNAQRRPLYESSAEITVMTGHRPFNEVIEEIIDKLDINESQNR from the coding sequence ATGAAAAGCAATATTGCTCTGATAGGTTTTATGGGATGCGGCAAATCCTCTGCCGGCAAGCGTCTGGCTCTCCGCATAGGCTGGGAGTTTAAGGAGATTGACCGGCTTATTGAACAACGCACCGGCCTGACCATCCCGGCTATTTTCCGGGAAAAAGGAGAGGAATATTTCCGGGATATGGAAGAGGCTGTAATAAAAGAACTAAGCGTTGAACACTCAGTTATCTCCTGCGGCGGTGGAGTAGTGCTGCGGCCATCCAATATTGAACGGCTTAAAGAATCATCACATATCGTATACCTGGAGGCTGATACCGCCACCCTGCAAGACCGGCTAGCCTTTAGTAAACACCGGCCGCTGCTTGAACGCCCTGACCGCAACCAGGTGATTGAGGAAATGAACGCTCAGCGACGGCCATTATATGAATCGTCAGCTGAAATCACGGTTATGACCGGGCATCGTCCCTTTAACGAAGTTATTGAAGAAATTATCGACAAGCTGGATATTAATGAGAGCCAAAATAGATAA